From Zea mays cultivar B73 chromosome 3, Zm-B73-REFERENCE-NAM-5.0, whole genome shotgun sequence:
AACGGATCCATGAGGCAACTACGCTTTGGTTGAAGTATCAAAACCTAAGGATCGGTatgtggcaagaaaacatatttaCATAGTGTATATCATCTGAAATCTATGTGAATAATAGTTGTCGAAGTTTGAGTCTGAATGGAGTGCTCTATAACTAGGTTAGTTGGTTCCTGGTTGAGTCTACCAGTGGTGCTCAAGTGCTACAAGCATATACTGACTAGGTATCTCGGAAAGTACCACTATTGTTGTTGTTGCAATCTCTAGAGTAAGAGTGACTAGTAGTACTATAAAGAACCTTACAGGGGGTTCAAGCTCTGGCGAGGCGATAAATGAGAGTCTCTCAATGGGCACACGTTGAGTTGAGGAGTAGGATGCACAGTGATCTCATTGAAAGTAGCAGACAAACTCCTAGCCATTTTAACTATAGGCGTGGTCTGAGTTGATATGTAGTCTGAACGTAGGTAATATGTTGTTGAGCCGAAATTTCAGGTCATTCGTCTTCGGATTGAAACCAGCTGTTCAGACTGCTATTGCTGCAATTCATAGAGACAAAACACTGTAGTAGAAGCCGTTTCAGATTAAAGTCAAGCGAATCCTAGTGTACCAAATAGCTAATCATTCTACAGTGATGGTAAATAAGCAAACTGAAATAGTGATGGACCATGGCTCTGATGTCCACTACACTGTAGGTGCTAGAGTGACTTATTGAATAGGAGAGATCAATGGAGGTGCACAAGTGAAACATAGCATATGAGTCATGGATATGAGAGACTACTAATGAGTAGGAGTTGCTACTAAAACTAGGCAGGTTCGATCGCTAATAAAACTAGGTAGGGTCGACTTGTGCTACCTAGTAGAAGGGCAAAACTGAgcaaaaaacacgactaagggtaAAAATGAGGAAGGTGGCAAAACTAAGGGTATGGATTTAAATAGACACTTGAGTTTACTGCTCAGATCTTACTTTCACACATTGACCCAACCGATTGACATGTAGTGTCAAAGAATAAGAAAGAACATAAATAAGCAATATAAAGTAGAGATGGGTAATACTGACAAAGCAAGCAAAGAGATGAGTAGGAGAGCAATGGTTTGCTACCTTAGTCACCGATGACACTGAGGAGGGAGAGAACTCTAATCAAGGATCCATTAGATTAGCAAATACACAAGACCGTAAGAAGTAGCAGAGAACTAAGTAAAAGGATAGTTCTCGAAAGATTGGGACATTCATTGAACACTTGGTGGGTGAGGAGTATTGACCTAGGAGAGGCAACACTATAGTGAAGAGAGCAGTAGGGGCTACTAATCTATCAAAAAGGGAATAATTATTGGTGTGCAGGGATGTGTGTGCTCGTCGATGAGCAGATTGATGCTGGTGAGCACATGGGGCAACTCGTAGGGTGGAGTAGTGGATGTTGGTGCATGTGGAACGGTGTGAGCATAAAGAGCAATGGAGCTGACATAGCATGGCGTGGTAGAGGGCACGAGTGTAGGGCGTGGATGCACGCAGTGCTATAGCCGTGGGGGCTGATGGAGTTACAACGACATCCAAGGGTATCACAGATGCGAGAGAAGAGTAGGTGACGAATAGAGTGAACATGGCACCACTACACAAATTAGATGGGGAAGAGTGTATCTAAGCCCTAATCTGGATGTTGGGTCGTCAAACGCAGCACTGTCGGGCCAACGAGTATGGTCCGACACATGTGCAAAAAGTGCTAGAGAGCTTCTATAGGCCATCGGTCTGATGAGTATCGTTGGATGGTACGATGGAACTATGTAGTTGGCATGGTGCATTGTACATCACCGTAAGACTAGTTCGATCCCCAATTGCCCATAGAGACACTCCCATCAGACAGTACAATGGAACAATGCAAATACATAGTAACACAAATAGTATCATCAGATTGATCTCACTCCTAATGAAGAGCAATGGTTGGACTAATCGGTGTCACTATTCCATATGTAAACTTAACAGTAGAGTTGTTAGAGTTGTTAGACTGGTATGACGTTGTAGTCTAATGCCTAAAAATATGTTTTTTTCTTTGAATTTATTTGCATCATTTTCTCCCAACCAAGCCCAACTTCAATAAAAATCAAACAAACACAAATCGAGACTGGTATGAGTGACCTCTCTCAAATTCTCAATTTCTCAAAATAGTTTTCCATAGGCTAAATATGATTTTATAAAGAGGGTAAGAGATCACCTCAGGGTGACTTTAGTAGAAGTTCTAAACATTTTTAGCATTGAATACTCACCTATCGATGATTACCACAAAGATGTTCAAACTTGATAAAAAAAGAAACGATCAAATAACATCCATGCATATGCAATGCattgcttagcatttaaatctatTTTTTGTGAAGATTTTCACACACTTTTGAGCGGTTATATtgactaggttagacaagtcttATATGTAAAGTAATTTTAAACATGTATTATATTATAATGGAATGCAAGGGACAACATAAGCTCTTTTTAGGTGAAATTGCTTATATTAAGAATACCAAGCTCATTCCTCAACATACAAAAGTGTGTTTCATCTAATGGCTTTGTGAAGATATCCACTAATTGAATCTTGAATCTTTTGAGCAAGTCATTGGTGTGCTTTTCTTGAGAGATGAAGTTTTCTTCTCGCATTTTCTTGACTTGAAAGCTGAGGAAGAATGTAATCCAACAATCATTGACATATTAAACTCCTTTGACATCAATTCATTAAATTCTTTGCAATGCCCTTCATTTGTTGAGCAaaaaataatgtcatcaacatatagtttACAAATGAAGATATCACTATGTAGCTTTTTGGTGAATAGTATGGTGTCAATCGtcacgatcttgaagcccttctcAATTAGTAAGTCCCAAAAGAGTTCATACCATGTCCCTGGAACTTGCTTTAGCTCATATAGCACTTTGGACAAcctataaacatgattaggataTTTGGGGTCTTTAAACTTAGGAGGTTGATGAACATAGACTAGTTCATTTATTAAACCATTTAAAATACATTTTAACATCTATTTAAATGGCTTAATGTTATGATTGGATTAATATGTATGGAGGATATGAATGGCTTCAAGTCTTGTAACTAGTGCAACGGTCTCTCTAAAATACAATCCTTTAACTAGACAGAATCCCTTTGCATCTAGTATTGCTTTGTTCCGCAGAATCACAACTTGGTCACCTTGCTTTTttagaacacccactttgttacaATGACTCTTGCACCTTGTGATCACTCTCCAAGTGTTCAAACCTTATTGTGGGTGAAGTTGTTTAATTTTTCATGCATGACATTCACCCAAACCGGATCCTTGAGAGCTTCATCTATGCAAGTAGGTTCAGTGCAAGAAATAAAGGAGCAATGTTCAATGAATGATGCAATTTTTTGAGGGAGTAATTACACACCTTAATGGATTCTCTATGATAAGATCTTGTGGATGAGCTTGTAGTAGAGGTGAGTTTACTGTTTCAACCAAGGAGAAGGTTGCAGAGCATCAACATCTTGTACTTGTGCTGCCATTTGATCTTGAGAGACATATGTATATTCATTTGGTTCTATCTTATTTGGCgtattgtggtacatttgatgaagacatgttgatcacatgcgcatCATCTCCATCTTTTAGCTTAACAACTCCAACCTCCATATTCTTCATTGCCTCCCCTAATGGTTcattcaccaacatcatcaagattcTCATTTGCTCCTTGGAAGCCGTTAGTTTCACAGAATTACACATCATATATTTCCTTCTACCAAGCCGATGGAATGGGTGAATACTCTATATGCTTTAGACTTCAATAAGTAACCAAGTAAGAAATCAATATCACACATCTTTTAAAACTTATCTAGGTGTTAACACTTCTTatcgatgtagcatttgcacccaaacactcgAAAGAATGGGATGTCTGGTTTATTCTCATTCATCAACATATATGGGGTCTTAAGCAATCGATGAGGAAATAGTCGTTTTGATGAATACATGCGATGTTGCCTCGACCAAAAAAATCTTTAATGTATTATGTTCATCAATTATGGTTCTTGCAACAGTGATCAAAGTGAAATTATTCCTTTTAACAAAGCCATTTTTAGGAGTGTATGTTACAAACCCTTGACACTTTAAGACCTAATGTTTTAGTAACATTAGAATACCTATTATCCCTTGCGCATACCATTATAGTTAAGTCAAATCGGCTTGTAGTCTTACGAGATCATACCAACCGTGTTTATGATATAGCCACCATCATATACTAGAGAGAACGAGACTCACAATGTGTTGATAAAAAACTTAATAGTGAAGACCGAAAGAAACGTCTAAGAGGTTATTCTGAAGTCACACTCGCATGTGGAGAAGACCCGATGCTATCCACTGAGTTACTTGACTGAGAGCTTAACCCTTGTGTATACAGCTCTCAACCCTTGTGTATACATCATGGTAAGGGATTCTAACAAAAACTAGAGAAAAACGTACATATTTCTCAATACCTTGATAAAAATACCTAAACTATCAACAATAGTTTATATCTCTATGACCCTTTATCTTTCACATTTATATTGTGTACCTTGGTTATGAGATTTAACTTCCTAACTTAGTTGGTAGATTTAGAATCTACATTGCATAACTCTTTACGATATAGATAGCAAAATACTGTCAAAAATATAATTATACACAGATAGTTTATTTATTGCATAGATTTTGACTAGAAGAAATATCTAATTCACTCTCACTCATAGGCATCAAGTGTACTACACATACTTACAGTATGCATGGTTAATTACCACGCAAAATGGAACGAGCAATTCAGTATGGTTAAACCAAATGGAACCTTCCCACGCTAAGTATTTGTACAAATTACAAAGCCATTTGATAAAAACTTTCATGATTTTTCCATCAGGTCCAGTTGCAGCTGCCTGGCGTCAGCCTTGCCCCCAAAAAAAAAGAGCTGACAGTCCTATCAAGATACTAAAAAGTGGCACCAAGAACATGTATCAAGAACACCTGGCATGAATATTGAAAGGAAAACTAGATTCTACTCAAATTGGAAAACCTGGCTGCCCGGGAACTCATTGGACATAGGAAAATTGGCCAAACTTCTTTTCGTTTGGAGTTGTAGAATTAAAGGATGTAAATAAACTCAAGCCAGAACGCCATTCCCAACTTCCTTTCATCTAAGGTTAGAAATCCAAAGGGTGGAGATGGATAGTCAGAAAATATGGAAGCTGGggtcattcttttcctttttttgttAAAACAGTGGATCTGGAGTTAGCATAATGGGATGATCGAGGATGAATAGAGGTGTTGTTCAGAGCTCTCAATCGATCATGGAGTCCTTGGCAATTTCATATAATGAGATAGCAATCTCAATAATCAGCAGTATTATGACACCCCATTCCAGCAGATCAGACCGTCTGTTTTGGAGGACCTCTTGAAGAAAGTGAATGTTATGCTGTTACAATAATAAATCGTAAGCGCAAATGAGAACTTGAAAGATAAAGAACCCAACTTTTGCACTATAGAGAATGAATACACAAAGCACTACCTCCACAAATTTCAGTTTGAAGTCAAGGCTTCCAAAACGCTGATTCAGTTCATATTCCTCCCGAAGATATTCTAGAATTTGTGCATAATTTGCATTTTTCCAAGCAATTTCTGACCTAGCAAAAAACATGGACAAATGACAGTAGGTGAATGTATCGAGaagcaaaaaagaaaaggaaaaaaatagGCAGGAATCAAGACGTAAAATTGCACTATAAAAGCAACAAGACAGTCAAAGCAGAAACATGGGGATGCATGTAGCCAAGCCAACAAGAATATGATATACTCCAAGGATAGCAAACACAATACTTATAAAAATAGTTAATATTGTGATATAGTGATAGAGTGATGTCTAATTTCTAAGTACAATGATCAAAATCATCAATATTTTTTCAAAGTATTGGAAGAATTTCCAAACAAACAGCAAAACCCACATGTGAACCCCAAAAGGGAATATCAAATGTACGCATAACAGTGGCTTATAGACGTGCTATGTCTAGCAACTTGAATCACACACCTTCACAATCCTCCACATGGGATTGACACATTCTTTGATCCATAAAATATTTAACTTCACATATGCTGTACAAGAAATGGAACCATCCTAAATAGGAAGTATAGTACTTGAGTGTAGTAGACATACCTGTCAAAAAGACCAAGTCTGATGATAACATCCGCAAGATTAGAATTGGCCTTACCCACAAGTTGAAAGAGTTTTTTTCTTTGCATGGTAAAGTTACCGGTTTTCTCCATGACACGATTAATTTCAGTGAATTCCTCAACCATATCATCGACCTATCAAAATTGATAATTTTGAAGTTCAGAACTTTTAGACAAAGCTTTAATGATACTGTGACAACACATAAGTTCATTAACTTTGAGTTTCAGTACCTGCCGAATATAGTGATCAAGGGCGATACTTTGACCAAGAACGCTTGAAATTATGCGAATCCCGTCTGTATCTAAACTTTTAAGAACTATATAATCAAGTCCTCCTTTCATCCATGTTGTCAAGGATGGTTTCTCAACCACTGCATAATCTGTTCATGCAAAATAAATGGCATCAGCTGATGTTGGTCTTACTCTAAACCTGCATCTTTACAAAGAGTCAAACAGTTCAATTCCAGGGGGCATGTGCTTTGTCACAGTGGACGAAAAGCAGTAACAACTTATTTCTGCTAAACAAAAATGCACAAAACACACAGTCTAGGCATGCAACAATTCTCTTTAAGTTGAGTTCTATCACAGTTAACAAATAGCATCTTTGAATataacagaagggagaaggcaacTGTACTGTTTTCGGTCCATGAAAATATTATTAAGGAACACAAAAATGGAGGCCAGTAAAAAGCAGTAAACAGGACGCAGTTTAGCAGTGAGCATACCATCTTTTCTCATCTCTGGAAGCCATCCTGAAGCATGCTTCCTAATTATATCAAGATAGTACTCGGCTTCATGATCAGCAATGTTGAAAAGCACAGCAGAACCATACTGGAAAACAACCACATAGCGATAGCAAAATCTGTTATCCTTCACTCCAATGTTCTGCATAAATATCAACCAAAATCACAAGGAAATCAATTCGTAGCATAGGTCTATGTGCAACTGGTTCAAAGCTGACTGAGATTTGTTCATTTTGATATGAATTTCAGGTCAAAAAAGAAGTGACGCTAAACTGTAATAACTAACCATAATCTCAGGTGGGAACTCGGAGTACCGAAGCGCAATGTAGTTAAGCAAACGGGTCGACGGAGGTACAATATCATTCCCGTGCTCCGCTTGCATGCTCTTCAGATCAATGCTGTCACGGCGAGGAGGAAAAATTGAAAACACGTCGTTTTAGTTCGCAGTGCCAATTGGCATGGACATTTTTAGAATAGTAAGGTAGCACCCGAATGTTTCCTCGATGATAAATCATCAAACACCTATCGAGCAAGCGCGGGAGCGGCGCTGCGTGCTTACCTGGTGGAGAGGAAGTAGGCTTTGACGGGGATGTAGCGTGCTGGgccctcgtcctcctcctcctgggGCGGCGAAGGAGCCGGGGCCGACTCGGTCGCCGCGCGAATCCAGGCCCAGTACGCCGAACCGCCGAGGCCCGAGTCGCGTGTGTCGTGGGGCGCAACGGCCGCGGCCGACGAGAGAAGCCTCGAGAAAGGCGCTACGTGAGCGGTAGCGGTGTTGGACCCGCGGGCCAGAGATTGTCCCGGTGATGGCACTTGTGCCGGCGGCGGCGCGAGGAAGCGGTGGAGACGGCAGCACGCGCGAAGCCGCCCCATCAGGCTGGCGAGTTGCAGCCACAAAGCTGGCAAGCTCCGCGACCCCACCGTACCACTCCTGGACTTGGAGAGGAAGCATATGACGGAACCCAATTCTCAGTGAAGGCCCGCACCCGCACGAACGGGAGCTGACGGGCCATTTCGTATCATGAGTTGGGCCGCGGCCTCGGATAGGATGATAATgaactctaaattttacactataaaattttaaatcaaaataaattataattgagttttatttttatttattttaaaaTCAAAATTAGTTAAAGATCCTAAGTtattttgaaaaatatttagatcgTGATTTATTACCACCTCTAACTTTGGACGGACTAGATCGAAATTCGTAGAGGTGATAATATTTTGTGACGCAAAACTCAAATCTGCCTCCAAAATTATCGATCTAACTTTTTCTTATTGTGGCTAGTTTGACTACCTCAGGTTTTTCAAaggatttctatttttctaaagaaaattagtttattttttttTGGAAAAATGGAAATCTTTTGCGAAAATAAAGTGTCAAACTAACCCTTAAAATATAAAACTAAACGACTATTTTATCTTCTAATAAAATCTTCAAACTATTAAAATTGGGAACATATAAGCCAATTTATTGGTGCAAACCATGTAAATCAACACAAAAATAGAGACAAGAAGACTTTTTAAACATATCGCATTTCAAATCATCTCTTCTAACTCTCTTGAATATTTTTAAAATGATTCTCTCACATCTATTCTTGCGTTGGTTTACACGGTTTGAACTAATAAGTTGGTCTTGTTAAATACGTTACAAGgttttaaaataataaaaaaaatctAAGTTTTTAATTTTTTTAATAAAAACCTTAAAATAGATTGGGATACTAATTTTCTAAATAATATCATAAAACAATCACAATAATTTAAAAGGGAACGGATCAGGTGAAAACCGTGCAAACCAACACGTTGATATAGGTGGGAAGGTGTATTTAAAAATATATCAAAGGAGGT
This genomic window contains:
- the LOC100382829 gene encoding uncharacterized protein LOC100382829, translating into MGRLRACCRLHRFLAPPPAQVPSPGQSLARGSNTATAHVAPFSRLLSSAAAVAPHDTRDSGLGGSAYWAWIRAATESAPAPSPPQEEEDEGPARYIPVKAYFLSTSIDLKSMQAEHGNDIVPPSTRLLNYIALRYSEFPPEIMNIGVKDNRFCYRYVVVFQYGSAVLFNIADHEAEYYLDIIRKHASGWLPEMRKDDYAVVEKPSLTTWMKGGLDYIVLKSLDTDGIRIISSVLGQSIALDHYIRQVDDMVEEFTEINRVMEKTGNFTMQRKKLFQLVGKANSNLADVIIRLGLFDRSEIAWKNANYAQILEYLREEYELNQRFGSLDFKLKFVEHNIHFLQEVLQNRRSDLLEWGVIILLIIEIAISLYEIAKDSMID
- the LOC100382829 gene encoding uncharacterized protein isoform X1; translated protein: MGRLRACCRLHRFLAPPPAQVPSPGQSLARGSNTATAHVAPFSRLLSSAAAVAPHDTRDSGLGGSAYWAWIRAATESAPAPSPPQEEEDEGPARYIPVKAYFLSTSIDLKSMQAEHGNDIVPPSTRLLNYIALRYSEFPPEIMNIGVKDNRFCYRYVVVFQYGSAVLFNIADHEAEYYLDIIRKHASGWLPEMRKDDYAVVEKPSLTTWMKGGLDYIVLKSLDTDGIRIISSVLGQSIALDHYIRQVDDMVEEFTEINRVMEKTGNFTMQRKKLFQLVGKANSNLADVIIRLGLFDRNCLEKCKLCTNSRISSGGI